The Candidatus Methylacidiphilales bacterium genome includes the window GTGGCGGTGCAGGTGAAAAATGACGCCGACGCGGAAGTGGACGTGCTGGTCAACGCCACGAGCAATCCGGATGCCGCCTGGCTGGAAAGCACCAGTGGACGCTTTTTGGTTCATCCGGGCGAGACGGGCAACCTCACCACCCTGATGACACGGGCAGCTCTGCCGGGGGAACATCCCTTTGTGAAGCAGTTGGGGAACCTGTACGCCTTTCCCTGGGGGCACCAGGGTCATTGGCGCCACATGGATACTTCTGCCATTGTCCGGGTGACCCTGCGACTCAAGTGGAGCCTGGCCAGCGTCGGCCGCACGCTGCAGATCGGCCACCCGGGTGGACATGGATTCTACAGTACGGATTCCGCATTGCTCCAGACTCTGGAACTGCCTTTGGTCGACCCGTTCGGCCAGCTCCGTGAGGGTGATTGGCCTGATAAACTAAAGGATCGCGCCGAATTCCATAAGGATGGGAAAAAGGATTTGGAACTGATCTCGAAAGTGACCCGGGTGGACGGGGGACGGAGCCGGTTCGGCGGAATGGCCGACGGACCCAAGTTGAAGGCTACGGGTTTTTTCCGCGTGGAGAAGCTCAACGGCAAGTGGTGGTTCGTGGATCCGGAGGGGAATCTCTTTTGGTCGCACGGCGTCAACTGTGTCGGTGGCTCGGATGCCACCAAAGTGGCGGGCAGGGAGAGCCTTTTTTCGGAGGGAGACCGCAGCCAGCCCTCGATGAATTTTTATGCGAAGAATCTTAAGCTGAAGTTTGGCGAAGAACACTGGAAGGAGCGGCTGGCGGAACTTTCACTGGCACGCATGTTCGACTGGGGCTTGAACACGGTGGGGGCTTGGTCGATGTCTGAACTCTCGGATAGCCAGCGGATTCCGTACACCCTCATCGTCCATGCGTATCTGCAGCAGTTGGGCAATACCCGGAAGATTGCCGACCCCTTCTCGGACGGGTTCCAAAACTCTTTGGACAAGAGCCTACAGGGGCTGGCGGCCAAGCATGCAAAAAGCCCCTGGCTTCTGGGAGTGTATATCGAGAATGAACTCGATTGGAAATACGGCCATGAGCTCGTCAACGACATCATCGGCAGCTACGAGTCGGCCCCGGCACGGGTTGCGCTGGTGAAGTTTTTGCAGGAACGCCATGGCGGCATCGCCGGACTGAACCAGGCCTGGGATACCCAGTTCAAGAGCTTTAAGGAACTCCAACCCGCGCCCGGTCCTATGGGCAAGAAAACCTGCTCCAAGGACCTCGATGATTTTATGGACTTATTTGCCGACCGCTACTTTGCGGTCAGCAGGGCGGCGATGCGGAAACACCTCCCCAACCATTTATTCTTGGGCAGCCGTTTCCATATCTTCAACCCCCACGTAACAGCGGCGGCCTCGCGGCACTGCGATGTGATCAGCGTGAACATCTACCAACACAGCTTCCATGAATTCAATATGGAAACCAGCCAGGACCGGCCGTGGATCATCAGTGAATTTCACTTCGGCACACCGGATCACGGAGTGTGGGGGGTGGGGCTGACTTGGGCGGCCGATGCGAGGAACCAGGCCGATCTGTATCAGGCATACGTCTCAGATGCCCTGCGCCATCCGAACTTTGTGGGCACCCATTGGTTTGCCTGGACGAGCCAGCCCGTGACTGGAAGGGGCGACGGAGAGAATTTTGGCATGGGCATGGTCAGCTTGGTGGACCGACCTTTGGAAAAGTTGGTCCGGGCGGTGCAAAAAGTTTCGCGTGAACTCTACACCTACCGTCTGAACGGCCTGGAGAGCCGGATCGGAGAGGTCCGGGAAAAACCGGCGGCCGCCGGTCAAGTTTCACCAGTTACATCCCCCTGATCATGAATAAGCCTATCCACCCACACATGTCTTCGGCAAGTTTGATCCGACTTCACCCAAAAAAGGTTTGGCTCGTTTGGTCTCTGGCCGTCCTGACTTTCCCCTTGCAGGCATTGGAACTGCCAAAGGTTTTTTCCGACCGCATGGTTTTGCAGCAGGGTCAGCCACTGCCGGTTTGGGGGCGGGCCGAGGCCGGGGCCACCGTCACGGTCAAATTCGGGCAGCAATCCGTGAATGCCGTGGCCGAGGCCGGGGGGAATTGGATGGCCACTCTGGCCCCCGAGACGGCCAGCGCCACACCCGCCACCCTGACGGTCCGCAGTGGGGACAAGGAACTCTCTTTCGATGATGTCCTCGTTGGCGAAGTCTGGCTCTGCTCTGGCCAGTCCAACATGGAATGGTCAGTAAATGGCGCGCTGAATGGGGATATCATTCCGTTGAGCGGAGGGAATCCACAGCTGCGCTTCTATCATGTTGAACGGCACGTTTCCGTCGCACCCCGTTTCTCCGCCAACGCCACATGGACCGCAGCCCAATCGGATACCATTCCCTCCTTCAGTGCAGTGGCATACCACTTCGGGTCGACGCTTCAGCCCGCCGTTGGAGTTCCGGTCGGTTTGATCGCCGCGTCGTGGGGAGGAACACCGGCTATTTCATGGACCCGGCCATCCGCCTTCGACAAGCACCCACTGTTGGCGGAACAAGCTGCCGAGTGGGAGGCTGGAATAAAAACCTATCCAGAGCGCAAAACACAGTTTGAGGCCAAAATGGCCGATTGGAAAAAGGCCAAGGGGCTCCCGCCGGATGCAAGAGTAACCAACGATCGCTATCCCGATGCGCCCTGGCCCCCTGCACATGATCCCGAAAGCTCCAAACGGCCCGGTGTTTTGGCCAACGGCATGTTGGCTTCAGTGGCTCCTTTTGCCATCCGCGGCGCCATCTGGTACCAGGGAGAAGCTGACGCAGGTTGGGAACCGGATCGGTATGATGAACGCCTTGCCGTGATGGTGAACGACTGGCGTGTCTGGTGGAATAATCCCCAACTCGCGTTCGGAGTCGTGCAATTGGCCGGATTCAAAGCACCGTCGGAGACACCCACGGACGACCCCTGGTCCAGGCTCCGCGAGAGCCAGCGCCGCTTTGTCCGCAAGGATTCCCATGCCGGGCTGGCAGTGGCCATAGATATTGGGGAAGCCAATGATATTCACCCATTTGACAAACAGACGGTTGGGCAAAGGCTGGCCCGCTGGGCGTTGGCGGATGTTTACCAGAAGATCAAGCTCCGGGGGGGACCGGAGCCGGTTGACGTCACTTTTGATGACTTCGTGCGTATCCGCTTTGAATCAGTGGGGGGGGGGCTTTGGATTTTGAATGGAGGGGATCTGCAAGGCTTCACACTTGCTGGCGCGGATGGTGTTTTTCATGTGGCCAGAGCAGAAATCAAGGGGAAGGATACCGTGGAGGTTAGAAGCCCTTCTGTTCCCGTTCCACAAACCGTCCGTTATGCCTGGGCCGCCAATCCACGCGGAGCCAACCTCAGCAACAAGCAACGCTTGCCCGCCGGTCCCTTTGAGCTCAAACAAACAAATGCCACCCCCATTCCTGCAAGGGAGTAATTCTATGACTTTTTTCAAACGCCGATTCGGAAAACAACATGCTCCCGAAGCTGTTCGTTCTTCTTTTTTGTTGCCGAGGATTTTTTTCATTGCCTTGACCACCTGGGCTCTCCCATTGCGGGCGCTGGAGGTGCCGACGATATTTTCGGATCATATGGTTTTGCAGCAGGGGCAGCCCTTGCCGGTCTGGGGTCGGGCCGAGGCCGGAGCCAGGATTTCTGTCGTCTTTGGAAAACAATCACTGGAGACAGTAGCGGATGGTCAGGGGAAATGGCTGGTCACACTGGCACCCGAGACAGCCAGTGCGATACCAGCAACCCTGCAAGTTCGATGCGGCGACAAGGAGGTCATCCTCAAGGATATTTTGGTTGGGGAGGTCTGGCTGTGCTCTGGACAATCAAATATGCAACATACGGTCGGAGAAGCCCTCAACGCCGATATCACTCCGATCGTAGCACAAAATCCGTTGATACGTTTGTATCAAGTCGATCGGGTTGCCTCAACGACACCCCGTTTTTCCGCGAACACGACGTGGACCCCCACCGAATATAAGACCGTATCGAGCTTTAGTGCCGCCGGCATACACTTTGCCTCGGTTGTGCAGCCGACTCTGGGTGTGCCCGTCGGCCTGATTGGGGCTTCCTGGGGGGCCACTCCTGCGATAGCATGGACCCGGCCCTCGGTGCTCGATAAGCATCCGCTCTTTCTGGAGAATTTGGCCGAATGGGAAAAGGGCATGAAAGCATTTCCTGAGCGCTATGCGGCCTATCTGGTGAAATGTGCCGAATGGAACAAGTCCAAGGGTCTGCCCGAGGATGCCCCAGTGAACCACTGGAGCACACCGGGAGCTCCCAAGCCGCCTCCTTACGATCCCAATGGATCGAATCGAGCAGGAAACCTCGCCAACGGAATGCTCTCGACCGTCGCTCCTTTTGCCATGCGCGGGGTCATTTGGTATCAGGGTGAAAACGACACCAATTGGGTCCCGGAAAAATACCACGAGCGTCTTGCCCTGATGGTCAACGATTGGCGGGTTTGGTGGAACAATCCAGAACTTGCCTTTGGGGTGGTGCAGTTGGCCGCATGGAAACAGCCGGGTGAAAACAGTGATGGAGACTGGCCTCGTTTGCGCGAAAGTCAGCGTCAATTCGTTCTTGCTGATCCGCACGCGGGATTGGCTGTAGCCATTGATGTAGGTGAGGCCAACAACATCCACCCGTTTGACAAACAGACTGTTGGGCAAAGGCTGGCCCGCTGGGCGTTGGCGGATGTTTACCGGAAGATCAAGCTCCGGGGGGGGCCGGAGCCGGTCGAGGCCACATTTGAAAAGTCAGTGATCATTCGTTTTGAGTCTGTGGGCGGCGGTCTCTGGGTTTTTAATGGCGGGGAACTGACGGGATTCACTGTGGCTGGCTCGGACGGGGTCTTCCATGAGGCCAAGGCTGAAATCAAAGGCCAGAACACCGTCGAGGTCAGCAGCCCCGATGTGCCTTCACCAGTCACCGTCCGCTATGCATGGGCGCACAATCCCCGCGGCGCCAACCTCAGCAACAAACAACGCCTTCCGGCCGGACCCTTTGAGATGAGCAGGCCACCAACCCCCAATCATACCAACTCAATACCATGAAAATACCACCTTGTTCAACCCTGATAGGCCTCTTCTTCCTGAACGGCCTCCTCTTTGCCCAATCTTTCAAAATATCCGAAGGCCTGTCCGAGACCGACCGCAGGCGTTTTCAACGGTTTGAGACCTTTCAAATCAAAGGCGTGTGCGGGGATGCCGACCTCGACCGCCTGGCCGGGCTTGGCGTGAACACGGTGAGGGGTTACTCCATCAAAGATCCCGAGGATGTACGGAAAAAACTCGATCACGCCCATCGCTTGGGGATGAAAATGGTGGTGAGCGAATGGATGCCCCACCAAGGCGAAAACAAAGACAAGAAAGGCGGGGTGTGGAGTTTTGACTACCACGCCAAGGGGGACCAGATGGTGTCCAATCTGGTCAAAAAAGTGGAGGCAATCGGCGACCATCCGGCCCTCCTCATGTGGGGGCTGGGCAACGAAGTCCACCTCGACGAGCCCTATCTGCGCGTGGCCAACCGGATGTCGTTGGAAATCCACAAACGATTCCCACACCACCTCACCAGCCTGACCATGGTCAACGCCAAGCCGGAAGGGATCGAAGCGGTCAAGAAGTTCGCCCCGGACATCGATGTCCTGGGCATCCAGAGCTACAGCCGCGGGGCGGTTTATGGCTCGATCAAGAAGACGGAGGAACTCTGGGGAAAACCCTTCTACATGTCCGAGTTCAACACCAACGGGCCATGGAATTTCGGCAAGACGCCCTGGGGCGTTGAGAACGACGAGCCGGTGACTAAGAAGGTCAGCGATTTGAAAGCCTGTTACGCTTCGATCGATGCGTCCCCGCTCTGCCTGGGTTCGACCATTTTTGTTTGGGGTCATGCCCTGCCCTACCGGCCCACTTATTTCAGTCTCCTGCTCGATCCAGATCCCAATGGACAGGGAGACAAGGAATCATTCGATCACTTGATGATGACCCCGCAGGCCGATGTCATGACCGAGCACTTCACCGGCCGACCGCCCAAGGGCAACCGCGCGCCGGTGCTTTCCAAGCTTGAGTTCGAGGGCGGCACCAATTACCGGTTCGCCAACCCCGGGGAGCCGATGAATGTCACTTTTTCCGCCCAAGATCCCGACGGAGACACCATCACGTTTGTCACTTGGATTCTCGATTCCACCGAGCGCAGAACCACCCGTGTGGCCGGTCCGTTTCCGCAAGCATCGCCCGGTCATGCCGTCATCCCGGCTCCCTCTGTGAACGGTGAATACCTGCTCATGGTCTATGCCATTGACCAAAAGGGAGGCGCCTCTGCCAGCACCATCGCCTTCAAAGTGCCCACCCCGGTGGTCGAAACCCCGGTACCCGCTCCAACCGTTCCAACTCCCATGCCCGTGGTCCCCACGGTCAAACCCTGAGTCTTGCCCTGATCTTTCCATCCGATCCGATCATCCCAACCCAGCATCCCATGCATCCCCGCTACTTATGAAAGCCACCACCCCACTCACTTTTTTGACCCTGCTCCTCCTGGCCACTTCGGCCTTTTCCTACTCATTCGTCCTTCCTGAGGGCATGACCGAAGTGGAACGCCAGCGCTTCGGGCGTTTCAAGAGTTTCCAGATCAAGGGGGTTTGCAACGAAGACGACCTCCCTCGACTGGCCCGACTCGGTGTCAACACCGTCCGCGGATACACCATCGGTGAACCCAAGGAGATGAAGGAGAGACTGGATCGCGCCCATGCCCTGGGCCTCAAGGTGATTGTCAGCGAGTGGATGCCCCACCACGGAGAAAACAAAAACAAGGAAGGTCATAAGTGGGACTTCGACTATACTGCCAACGGCGATAAAATGGTCGCAAGTCTGATGCATAGGATTGTCGGCTTCGGCGACCATCCTGCCATCCTCATGTGGGGTCTAGGCAATGAAGTTCACTTGAACGAGCCTTATCTGCGCGTGGCCAACCGCATGTCCTTGGAAATCCACAAACGATTCCCGAATCACCTCACCAGTCTGACCATGATCAATGCAAAACCGGAGGATATTGAAAAGATCAAGAAATTCGCGCCAGACATCGATGTGCTCGGCATCCAATGCTACAGTCGGGGGGCCGTGCGTGGTGGGATCAAGAATGCGGAAACACATTGGGGCAAGCCCTTCTACATGTCCGAGTTCAACACCAACGGGCCTTGGAATTTCAAGAATACCCCCTGGGGCTCTCCTTTGGATGAACCGGTCAGCCGCAAGGTCAACGACCTGAAGGATTGCTACAACGCCATAGATGAGTCCCCCCTCTGTCTGGGATCGACGATTTTTGTTTGGGGACACTATGCCGTGGACGATCGTCCGACTTATTTCAGCCTCCTGTTGCATGACAATCCGAAGGGCCTGCAGGATGGTGAGACATTCGATCGATTGCTGATGACCCCCCAGGCCGATGTGATGACGGAACGTTTTACCGGGAAAGCCATCGCCGGCAACCGCGCCCCCGTCATCACCAAACTGGAGTTTGATGGAGGTGCCGGGTCCAAGGTGGCGCAACCCGGCGAGTCCATGACGATAAGATTTGCCGCGGAAGACTCGAATGCCGACACGGTGACATTCGTCAGCTGGATTTTGAAAGCCAAAACCAAAAAGACGACGCCACTTGCCGGCCCCTTGGCCCAAGCCTCGGCATCTCACGCTGTCATCCAAGCCCCGACCGCTCCGGGCGAATACCTGGTCATGGTCTATGCCATGGATAAGAAGGGGGGGACCTCGGCCACTGTGCTGCCCTTTATGGTTCCAGACCCGGCTGCAGCAGCCAGCTCCTCGGCCAATACCACCGCGACAAAGGCTGCCACACCACCCCCCGAAGCCTAATGACAAGGGGACTAGGGATCTTCACCCGGGCGATCGGCCCTCCGGTTTTGAGGTTCTAGATCACCTAATTTAGGTGATTGGGTATGAGCGGATCAACGCAGTTTACCGCAAAGGACGTGAAGAGTAATAAGCAGAAGCTTTTGGTATTGAGGGCTTTATGAATCAATACAATTTCGTTGTCGTTTGATTTAGATTCACCGGTGGGTGGATCGAAAATTGGTTTATACCAAATCACTTTGACTGGGCGACGGGTTCTTCGGGAGGGCGATCCGCCTGAGGCGGTTTGATGTCACTATTCCAAGGGCGACTCAGCCCCGAAGGCTTACCGGGGAGCCAGGAGCTTCGCCCTCCCGTAGGGCACTTTTACGCCCACTCAATTCAATTTGGTATTATAAGCTGGCACATTAAGGAGAGCTATATGCCGGTCCTTTGGGTATCACCAGCCCCGCTTTCTGAGCTCAGAAAGGTGCATCCAGACACTCTACGCCCTTGACGTCAACGAGAGCAGACAATAATCTGACAAAAAGAACGTTATTACTATCTACGATATTTAAGAACACCTCCAAAATGAAGACTTTTCCATCCCCATCACGTTCACGCTCACGTTCATTCAGCGTTGCGTCCATTACGACCTTGGTTCTTGCTTTTGCACCCTGCATCCAAGCGGCCACTTTCACTTGGCTCGGTGCGAACGGAACCTCTCCGACCTGGGGCGCCGCAGGCAACTTCAACCCTGCACCTACTTTTAACAATACATCTGACCTTGATTTTACCACGAGCAACGTTACGAATTTCAATACCATCCTGGGGGCCAACCGCATCATACGGTCTATGACTTTTGGTGCGGATGTGGACAGCGCTTTCAGTGTCGGCCTTTACCAGACCACTAACACGACAGCACAAAGTCTCACCTTCGACACTGACGCTCCGGGTGGGAATGCCTCGATTACGGTCGCGAGCGGTTCTACTGCCAATATCACGATTGGCACCGTCACAACTGCGACAGCCGGCTCTCCCATCCTGAACGACAATCTGCTTGTCGATCATAACGGCTCCGGCGTTCTACTCTTCAATCGCCCCTTTCAGGCGGCGGCTTTGAGCATTACTAAGACAGGAACCGGCACGATGCAGTCAAACAACAACAACCTTCTCACCGGCAATTTAACGGTCTCTGGAGGCACGTTCATTGCCAATACCTTCGGTGACGGTCTCGATGCGCGTAATTTTAGCAACATCAACCTGAATGGAGGCACGTTCCAAGCCAACACCGTCAGTGGCGGCGGCAATAAATACTATTTCAACCAAGTCAATGTGACCGCTGACAGCACATTCTCCTATGCCTGCCTTTCAGGCAACAATACATTTAGCCTGACAAACAATGGCACCATCCCCAGCACTCTTGATATCGCCACCAACACCAATCTTAGACTGCAGAACGTATCCAGCAATACAACGACGATCAATGCATTCAACATCTCCCGCTCTGTCTCGGGTTCGGGCAATTTAACGATCACAACCTACAACAACATCACTTCGATATCTGACAACTTCGGGCTCGGGCGTATCTTAATCAGCGGCGACAATTCCGCTTGGAATGGCAATCTCACGATTGACCGGGGAACTGTCAGCCTCGGCGGAAACACGGTGAACGCTGCCGGCACCGGTGTCATCACCATCGGAACGGTGGCGGATGCTTTTGGCGCCGGTTTGACCTTCTTTCCCACCGGGACCGGTGGTTCAACGGTTACTTATCCAAACAATATCGTTGTCACCCCCGGCGGCTTCCGCGCGATCAAGGGCGGTAGCACCAATCACAACGTGACGTTCACAGGCAATGTCACCCTGAACGGGAATCTGACCGTGGACCATTCTTGGACGACAGCCGACCGACGGACCACTCTCAGCGGCAACATCTCAGGTAGCGGAGGACTGATCGTCACCCGGGCGGGTGGCAGCCTCGAAACCACGCTGCGCATGGCGGGTGTGAATACCTATCTGGGCAACACCACCGTGACGAACACGGCCTCACTGGCACTGGCCAGCACCTGTTCCCTCGCCTCCAGTGTCGACGTCCAGCCGGGTGGACGCATTGGCGGCCCGGGAACGATCGCTGGCAACCTGACTCTGACGAGTAATTCCACCAGCAACGCCACTTTCTTCTTCTACGCAGTGGGCCTGAACGCCACCACCTATGTTCCGATGACCGTGAACGGCGCGGTGACCCTGGGTGGAAACTTTTCCGTGGCCAACATCGTCGGCGGCAGCCGGGGCGAAGTGGTGGATTGGGCCAACACACCCGATGGCACCTACACCCTGATCACCTCCACGCCAAGCAACCTCAACTATATTCAAAACTTCGGTTATGCCAACTACGCGACCATCGCGGTCTCGCCTGTGCGATACGCTTATTTTCAGGGCACCACCGGCTTGCAACTGGTGGTTTCTTCAACTGTGCCCGTTGCGCCCGATCCCTACGCATCCTGGGCGGGTAACGCAACTTTCACGGCGGACGCCAACAACGACGGCGTGAGCAACGGGGTCGCCTGGTTCCTGGGTGCGGCCAACGTCAATGAGACTGCCAATGCTTACTTCCAATTGAACAACGTAAATGCCGGCGCGTTGGTGGTGGCCTTTGACTGCCTGAGTGGGGCGGAGCGTGGAAGTTCCGTCTTCTCCGTACAATACGGCGGCAATATCAGCACGCTCGCCAGCGGAAATCAAACTGAAGTGCCCGGCACGGTCGGAACCTTCACTGCCGGGGTCGTGGATTATGAAGTGACTCCCGGGCCAGGTGGTCTCCTCCATGTGGTCGCTACCATCCCTTCTTCGGAAGCGGTCGCCAGCAAGCTCTTTGGCCGCATAGTTGGCCAGCAGTGAGCTTTGGCAAACCGGTCGTTCCGTGTTTTCTACAAGGGGAGCGGACATTTACAATGTCCGCTCCCTTTTTCATGCCATGCTTTTGCATAAGCCCAAGTGAATTGTGTGGGCGACAAAGGGTCTCATGGGAGGGCGAAGCTCCTGCTGAGCCGCCCTTGCGGGACAGATCTCAAACCGGCTTGGCAGGAGCCTCGCCCTCCCGCCCATCGTGTCACTCAGTCAATTGAATTTGGTATGAATCCTATGCAACGAATATCCCTCACCACGCTGTTCTTGTCAGTGGTATCCGTTTTGCCGGTCCACGCCGCCATTCCGAAACCCGTCACACCGGCTTGGACCGGGGTCGCCCCGGGGGTGTGGAAAACCACCGTGGGCCGGGCGGATCCGCTCACTCTGCTCGGTGCTGCAGGCGGCACACCAGCCCGTTTATGGCTCGGACGGATGCCCAAGGCGGCCTTCCCAATCGACCCGGCCGAAATCGAAGGACGCAACTTCAACGCCAGAACGGCCGTCCGGTTCCCGCTCGGCAGCAACGAGGATATTTACGGACTCGGCGTGGATTTTTCCTCCATGCGCCGCAACGGCGGGGTGTTTGAACTGCAAGTGGACCATTGGGACAGCCAGCGCGCCATCACCGGCCGCACGCACGCCCCCGTCCCTCTCTATGTCTCGACCAAGGGCTTCGCCGTTCTCTTCGACACTGCCCGCTACCTCAAAGTGACCATTGGCCACGGTGTCCGCTTGGCCGCCAAGGAAAAACCTCCCTTCATTGACCGCACAACGAACCAAATCATGCCCACCCGGCCAGGTGAGGCCCCTGTCAAGGCCACTTGGTAAGCCCAACCCCGTTCCGACTCGATTCAGGTGCTGGCGGACTCCCCCGGCATGGACGTCTATGTCTTCGCCGGTCCCAGCCCGCTGGATGCCGTCCGCCGCTACAATCTCTTCTCCGGCGGCGGCGCCCTTCCACCCAAGTGGGGTCTTGGGTTCATGAATCGTGTCCGCACCAACTACACCGCCGACCAAGTGCTGGCTGATATTGCGGAGTTCCAAAAACACGGCATCCCACTCGACATGATCGGTCTCGAACCGGGCTGGATGAATCATACCTATCCATGCTCATTCGAGTGGGACAAGACCCGCTTCACCGATCCCAAGGCATTCCTGGACAAGCTCGCCGCGGCCGGAGTCCGCGCCAACCTCTGGTTCAATCCCTGCATCGGTCCCCCTTCGACTCCACTCTACCAAAAGATGCTGCCCTACGCCGGCACGCATCTGGTCTGGAATGGCCTCGTGCCCGATTACTCCCTGCCCGTGGCGCAACAGATTTTTGCCGGTCACCTCAAGCGCGAGGTACTCGACTTGAACCCCGCCGCCATCGGGGGATTCAAAATCGACGAGGTGGACGGCTTCGACCAATACCTCTGGCCCGACACCAACCTCTTCCCCTCGGGCCGTGACGGCGGGCAACTCCGCCAAACGTACGGCCTTCTCCTGCAAAAGACCGTTTTCGCTGTTTTTCATCAGGCCAACCGCCGCACCATGGGACAGGTGCGTGGCAGCAATGCGGGAGCCGCGCCTTATCCCTTTGTCATTTACAACGACAATTATGAGTTCAACGGTTATATCAACGCCGTCGTCAACAGTGCTTTCGCCGGCGTGCTCTGGTCGCCGGAAGTCCGTGGCAGCAAAAACGGCGAGGATACGCTCCGTCGCACCCAGGCCGTCTGCTTCTCCCCGCTCGCCCTCTACAACGGCTGGGCTTCGGACGAGAAACTCTGGTCTCACGCTGAGGTCAAGGATCCTATCCGCAACGCCATCGTGCTACGCGTACGCCTGCTGCCCTATTTATACAACACCTTCGCCCAGTATCACTACGAGGGCACGCCGCCCATCCGCCCCATGCAGCTCGTCGCTGGCATCACCGCCGAAGCACCCACGACCCAGGTCGGCAAGCTCGACGCCACGGCCAACCCCTACGAAGTCCTGCCCCCTGCCCGCGAGGTAAAAGATCAGTATATGCTTGGCGACTCGCTCCTCGTCGCCCCGATCCCGCCGGGTGTGAAGACCCGTAAGCTCCTCCTTCCCGCCGGAAAATGGTATGATTTCTACATTGGCAAGTTGGCAGGCGCTAACGAGACTATCGAGGTGACACCTCCGCTCGCCACCAAGCCGGTCTTCGTCAAAGACGGGTCCCTCATTCCCATGATCGAGACCCGCCTCAAGTCGCCCGCCGCGGGTGAGACCGTCGCCCTTGAAGTCCGCCATTACGGCGAGGCTCCCGGACGACTGAATCTCTACGACGACGACGGCGAAATCTTCGACTACGAGAAGGGTGATTTCTGCTGGACCGGTCTGGCCTTCGCCAAGGATGCCGCCGGGAAGTGGGTCGGTTCTGTCACCCCCGACACCAGCGGAAAAAAGTGGAGTTACGGCGAAGTGAAATGGAACTTCATGGGCAGGCCATGAAACTTGCGAAAAGTTCAACCCCGGTCCT containing:
- a CDS encoding beta-galactosidase — encoded protein: MEPGVKTDVRVSGDATRTGDSAGWTSLRLDKPSGLAQVAFFYQKGPGALNLSAFRDVAVQVKNDADAEVDVLVNATSNPDAAWLESTSGRFLVHPGETGNLTTLMTRAALPGEHPFVKQLGNLYAFPWGHQGHWRHMDTSAIVRVTLRLKWSLASVGRTLQIGHPGGHGFYSTDSALLQTLELPLVDPFGQLREGDWPDKLKDRAEFHKDGKKDLELISKVTRVDGGRSRFGGMADGPKLKATGFFRVEKLNGKWWFVDPEGNLFWSHGVNCVGGSDATKVAGRESLFSEGDRSQPSMNFYAKNLKLKFGEEHWKERLAELSLARMFDWGLNTVGAWSMSELSDSQRIPYTLIVHAYLQQLGNTRKIADPFSDGFQNSLDKSLQGLAAKHAKSPWLLGVYIENELDWKYGHELVNDIIGSYESAPARVALVKFLQERHGGIAGLNQAWDTQFKSFKELQPAPGPMGKKTCSKDLDDFMDLFADRYFAVSRAAMRKHLPNHLFLGSRFHIFNPHVTAAASRHCDVISVNIYQHSFHEFNMETSQDRPWIISEFHFGTPDHGVWGVGLTWAADARNQADLYQAYVSDALRHPNFVGTHWFAWTSQPVTGRGDGENFGMGMVSLVDRPLEKLVRAVQKVSRELYTYRLNGLESRIGEVREKPAAAGQVSPVTSP
- a CDS encoding sialate O-acetylesterase produces the protein MQALELPKVFSDRMVLQQGQPLPVWGRAEAGATVTVKFGQQSVNAVAEAGGNWMATLAPETASATPATLTVRSGDKELSFDDVLVGEVWLCSGQSNMEWSVNGALNGDIIPLSGGNPQLRFYHVERHVSVAPRFSANATWTAAQSDTIPSFSAVAYHFGSTLQPAVGVPVGLIAASWGGTPAISWTRPSAFDKHPLLAEQAAEWEAGIKTYPERKTQFEAKMADWKKAKGLPPDARVTNDRYPDAPWPPAHDPESSKRPGVLANGMLASVAPFAIRGAIWYQGEADAGWEPDRYDERLAVMVNDWRVWWNNPQLAFGVVQLAGFKAPSETPTDDPWSRLRESQRRFVRKDSHAGLAVAIDIGEANDIHPFDKQTVGQRLARWALADVYQKIKLRGGPEPVDVTFDDFVRIRFESVGGGLWILNGGDLQGFTLAGADGVFHVARAEIKGKDTVEVRSPSVPVPQTVRYAWAANPRGANLSNKQRLPAGPFELKQTNATPIPARE
- a CDS encoding sialate O-acetylesterase: MTFFKRRFGKQHAPEAVRSSFLLPRIFFIALTTWALPLRALEVPTIFSDHMVLQQGQPLPVWGRAEAGARISVVFGKQSLETVADGQGKWLVTLAPETASAIPATLQVRCGDKEVILKDILVGEVWLCSGQSNMQHTVGEALNADITPIVAQNPLIRLYQVDRVASTTPRFSANTTWTPTEYKTVSSFSAAGIHFASVVQPTLGVPVGLIGASWGATPAIAWTRPSVLDKHPLFLENLAEWEKGMKAFPERYAAYLVKCAEWNKSKGLPEDAPVNHWSTPGAPKPPPYDPNGSNRAGNLANGMLSTVAPFAMRGVIWYQGENDTNWVPEKYHERLALMVNDWRVWWNNPELAFGVVQLAAWKQPGENSDGDWPRLRESQRQFVLADPHAGLAVAIDVGEANNIHPFDKQTVGQRLARWALADVYRKIKLRGGPEPVEATFEKSVIIRFESVGGGLWVFNGGELTGFTVAGSDGVFHEAKAEIKGQNTVEVSSPDVPSPVTVRYAWAHNPRGANLSNKQRLPAGPFEMSRPPTPNHTNSIP
- a CDS encoding glycoside hydrolase family 31 protein, which produces MLADSPGMDVYVFAGPSPLDAVRRYNLFSGGGALPPKWGLGFMNRVRTNYTADQVLADIAEFQKHGIPLDMIGLEPGWMNHTYPCSFEWDKTRFTDPKAFLDKLAAAGVRANLWFNPCIGPPSTPLYQKMLPYAGTHLVWNGLVPDYSLPVAQQIFAGHLKREVLDLNPAAIGGFKIDEVDGFDQYLWPDTNLFPSGRDGGQLRQTYGLLLQKTVFAVFHQANRRTMGQVRGSNAGAAPYPFVIYNDNYEFNGYINAVVNSAFAGVLWSPEVRGSKNGEDTLRRTQAVCFSPLALYNGWASDEKLWSHAEVKDPIRNAIVLRVRLLPYLYNTFAQYHYEGTPPIRPMQLVAGITAEAPTTQVGKLDATANPYEVLPPAREVKDQYMLGDSLLVAPIPPGVKTRKLLLPAGKWYDFYIGKLAGANETIEVTPPLATKPVFVKDGSLIPMIETRLKSPAAGETVALEVRHYGEAPGRLNLYDDDGEIFDYEKGDFCWTGLAFAKDAAGKWVGSVTPDTSGKKWSYGEVKWNFMGRP